Proteins from a single region of Flavobacterium sp. YJ01:
- the aspS gene encoding aspartate--tRNA ligase produces MYRSHNCGELNASNINTEVTLAGWVQKSRDKGFMNWVDLRDRYGITQLIFDESRTDKTVFELAKTLGREFVIQVKGTVIEREAKNKNIPTGEIEILVSELTILNTALTPPFTIEDETDGGEDIRMKYRYLDIRRNPVKNSLLFRHKVAMEVRKYLSDLDFCEVETPYLIKSTPEGARDFVVPSRMNEGQFYALPQSPQTFKQLLMVGGMDKYFQIVKCFRDEDLRADRQPEFTQIDCEMAFVEQEDILNVFEGLTRHLLKEIKGIEVDKFPRITYDYAMKTYGNDKPDIRFGMKFGELNEFAQHKEFPVFNAAELVVGIAVPGAGNYTRKEIDGLIEWVKRPQVGASGMVYVKCNEDGTFKSSVDKFYDNDDLANWAKATEANPGDMIFVLSGPANKTRAQLSALRMELATRLGLRNPEEFAPLWVVDFPLLELDEESGRYHAMHHPFTSPKPEDMALLETEPGKVRANAYDMVLNGNEIGGGSIRIHDKATQQLMFKYLGFTEEEAKAQFGFLMDAFQFGAPPHGGLAFGLDRLVAILGGQETIRDFIAFPKNNSGRDVMIDAPAAIDDAQLKELHIKIDSI; encoded by the coding sequence ATGTATAGAAGTCATAATTGCGGCGAACTAAATGCCTCAAATATTAATACGGAAGTTACGCTAGCGGGATGGGTACAAAAATCGCGCGATAAAGGATTTATGAACTGGGTTGACTTACGTGACCGTTACGGAATTACACAACTTATTTTTGACGAAAGCCGTACCGACAAAACTGTTTTTGAATTGGCAAAAACTCTAGGAAGAGAATTTGTAATTCAGGTAAAAGGAACTGTTATTGAGCGTGAAGCTAAAAACAAAAATATTCCAACGGGTGAAATCGAAATTTTAGTTTCTGAATTAACGATTTTAAACACGGCTTTAACACCACCTTTTACAATTGAAGATGAAACTGACGGCGGTGAAGATATCAGAATGAAATATCGCTATTTAGATATTAGAAGAAATCCTGTAAAAAATAGTTTATTATTCCGTCACAAAGTGGCAATGGAAGTTCGTAAATATTTATCAGATTTAGATTTCTGCGAAGTTGAAACTCCTTATTTAATCAAATCTACTCCAGAAGGAGCGAGAGATTTCGTTGTACCAAGCCGTATGAACGAAGGTCAGTTTTATGCTTTGCCACAATCTCCGCAAACTTTCAAACAACTTTTGATGGTTGGAGGAATGGATAAATATTTCCAAATCGTGAAATGTTTCCGTGACGAAGATTTACGTGCAGACCGTCAGCCAGAGTTTACACAAATTGACTGCGAAATGGCATTTGTAGAACAAGAAGACATTTTGAATGTTTTTGAAGGTTTGACAAGACATTTATTAAAAGAAATTAAAGGTATCGAAGTAGATAAATTTCCAAGAATTACTTACGACTATGCCATGAAAACATACGGAAACGACAAACCGGATATTCGTTTCGGAATGAAGTTTGGTGAATTAAATGAATTTGCACAACATAAAGAATTCCCTGTATTCAATGCAGCTGAATTAGTTGTCGGAATTGCAGTTCCAGGAGCAGGAAATTACACTCGTAAAGAAATCGACGGATTAATTGAATGGGTAAAACGTCCGCAAGTTGGTGCGTCTGGAATGGTTTACGTAAAATGTAACGAAGACGGAACATTTAAATCTTCTGTAGATAAATTCTACGATAATGATGATTTAGCAAATTGGGCAAAAGCAACAGAGGCAAATCCTGGAGATATGATTTTTGTACTTTCTGGACCAGCAAACAAAACAAGAGCTCAATTATCTGCGCTTCGTATGGAATTAGCAACTCGTTTAGGATTACGCAATCCTGAAGAATTTGCTCCATTATGGGTTGTTGATTTCCCATTATTGGAATTAGACGAAGAAAGCGGTCGTTACCACGCAATGCATCATCCTTTTACTTCTCCAAAACCAGAAGACATGGCTTTGTTAGAAACAGAACCAGGAAAAGTTCGTGCAAACGCTTACGATATGGTGTTGAATGGAAACGAAATTGGAGGTGGATCAATTCGTATTCATGACAAAGCAACACAACAATTAATGTTCAAATATTTAGGATTTACTGAAGAAGAAGCAAAAGCCCAATTCGGATTCTTAATGGACGCTTTCCAATTTGGCGCGCCGCCACACGGAGGTTTAGCATTTGGATTGGACAGATTAGTTGCTATTTTAGGAGGTCAAGAAACAATTAGAGATTTCATCGCTTTCCCTAAAAACAATTCTGGACGTGATGTAATGATTGATGCACCAGCTGCAATTGATGATGCTCAATTAAAAGAATTACACATTAAAATTGATTCTATTTAA
- a CDS encoding cold shock domain-containing protein has product MRTGTVKFFNESKGYGFITDEETGKDIFVHASGINAEELREGDRVSYEEEEGRKGKVAAKVAVI; this is encoded by the coding sequence ATGCGTACAGGTACAGTAAAATTTTTCAATGAGTCTAAAGGTTATGGATTCATTACAGACGAAGAAACAGGAAAGGACATCTTCGTTCACGCTTCAGGAATTAACGCGGAAGAATTACGCGAAGGTGACCGTGTAAGCTATGAAGAAGAAGAAGGAAGAAAAGGGAAAGTTGCTGCTAAAGTAGCAGTAATCTAA
- a CDS encoding NADH-quinone oxidoreductase subunit A produces the protein MQSDQYSYIPILMQFILAVGFVVGTIIISGKLGPKRNSEVKDKNFECGIESIGNARIPFSVKYFLVAILFVLFDVEVIFLYPWAVNFKDLGIEGMLKMIVFMSLLLVGFFYIIKKKALEWE, from the coding sequence ATGCAATCTGATCAATACAGTTACATTCCTATTTTAATGCAGTTTATTCTAGCTGTAGGTTTTGTGGTAGGAACAATCATTATTTCTGGAAAACTAGGCCCGAAAAGAAACTCTGAAGTTAAAGATAAAAATTTCGAATGCGGTATCGAATCTATTGGTAATGCCCGTATTCCATTTTCTGTAAAATATTTCCTTGTTGCCATTTTGTTTGTATTGTTCGACGTAGAGGTAATTTTCCTTTACCCTTGGGCAGTAAACTTCAAAGATTTAGGAATTGAAGGAATGTTAAAAATGATTGTTTTCATGTCTTTGCTTTTAGTTGGTTTTTTCTATATCATCAAAAAGAAAGCATTAGAGTGGGAATAA
- a CDS encoding NADH-quinone oxidoreductase subunit B, translating to MSDSKVNMVAPPEGVTGEGFFATKLSDVVGLARANSLWPLPFATSCCGIEFMATMASHYDLARFGSERVSFSPRQADMLLVMGTISKKMAPILRQVYEQMSEPRWVIAVGACASSGGIFDTYSVLQGIDKVIPVDVYVPGCPPRPEQIVDGVMRLQDLVKSESVRRRSSPEYQELLASYNIS from the coding sequence ATGAGCGATTCAAAAGTAAATATGGTTGCACCGCCAGAAGGAGTTACTGGTGAAGGTTTCTTCGCCACAAAACTTAGTGATGTTGTTGGTTTAGCAAGAGCCAACTCATTATGGCCACTTCCTTTCGCTACTTCATGCTGTGGTATCGAATTCATGGCAACAATGGCATCTCATTACGATTTAGCTCGATTTGGTTCTGAGCGTGTGAGTTTCTCTCCAAGACAAGCAGACATGTTATTAGTAATGGGAACTATTTCTAAAAAAATGGCTCCTATTTTAAGACAGGTATACGAACAAATGTCTGAACCTCGTTGGGTTATTGCAGTTGGAGCTTGTGCTTCTTCAGGAGGTATTTTTGATACTTACTCTGTTCTTCAAGGAATTGACAAAGTAATTCCTGTTGACGTATATGTGCCAGGATGCCCGCCTAGACCAGAACAAATCGTAGATGGCGTTATGAGACTTCAGGATTTAGTGAAAAGCGAATCTGTGAGACGCAGAAGCTCACCAGAATACCAAGAATTATTAGCATCATATAATATCTCATAA
- a CDS encoding NADH-quinone oxidoreductase subunit C, producing MALENTLIQDKLTETFNNDVFNFQQESDIFSLEASADKITALILFLKNDSELKFHFLTDLCGIHYPDNESERQFAVVYHLHNWYENKRLKIKVFLNGEKPEIKSVSNIFLSSNWMERETYDFFGINFIGHPQLKRILNMDEMQSHPMRKEFPMEDSGRTDKDDRFFGRTTTNC from the coding sequence ATGGCTTTAGAAAATACCCTGATCCAAGATAAACTTACTGAAACATTTAATAATGATGTTTTCAATTTTCAGCAAGAAAGTGATATTTTTTCTTTAGAAGCTTCTGCTGATAAAATTACAGCATTGATTCTATTTCTTAAAAATGATTCAGAATTAAAATTTCATTTCTTAACTGACTTATGCGGTATTCATTATCCAGATAATGAAAGTGAACGTCAGTTTGCAGTAGTTTACCACTTGCATAACTGGTACGAAAACAAAAGATTAAAAATCAAAGTTTTCTTAAATGGTGAAAAACCAGAAATTAAATCGGTTTCAAATATTTTCTTGTCTTCTAACTGGATGGAAAGAGAAACATACGATTTTTTTGGGATTAACTTTATTGGACATCCTCAATTGAAACGTATTTTGAATATGGATGAAATGCAGTCACACCCAATGAGAAAAGAATTCCCAATGGAAGACAGCGGAAGAACGGACAAAGACGACAGATTCTTTGGAAGAACAACAACAAATTGCTAA
- a CDS encoding NADH-quinone oxidoreductase subunit D, protein MSELLLPPEHRYAKIIKERLNEDGSELSVLNLGPTHPATHGIFQNILLMDGEKILEAEPTIGYIHRAFEKIAENRPFYQITPLTDRMNYCSSPINNMGWWMTVEKLLGVEVPKRAQYLRVIVMELARITDHIICNGILGVDTGAYTGFLYVFQFREKIYEIYEEICGARLTTNMGRIGGFERDWSPEVFKKLDKFLEEFPPVWEEFQNLFERNRIFLDRTVNVGGITAEKAMAYGFTGPNLRAAGVDYDVRVAQPYSSYEDFDFIVPVGKSGDTYDRFCVRNAEVWESLSIIRQALEKMPPGNEYHAEVPDYYLPPKEDVYTSMESLIYHFKIVMGEVPVPVAEIYHPVEGGNGEIGFYLVTDGSRTPYRLHFRRPCFIYYQAFPEMIKGAMLSDAIIILSSLNVIAGELDA, encoded by the coding sequence ATGTCAGAACTATTATTACCACCAGAGCATCGTTATGCTAAAATAATTAAGGAAAGATTAAATGAAGACGGAAGCGAGCTTTCTGTACTGAATTTAGGTCCGACACACCCTGCTACACACGGTATTTTTCAAAATATCTTGTTGATGGATGGTGAAAAAATTCTAGAAGCTGAGCCAACTATTGGTTACATTCATAGAGCTTTTGAAAAAATTGCCGAAAATCGTCCTTTTTATCAAATTACACCACTTACAGACCGTATGAATTATTGCTCCTCTCCTATTAATAATATGGGATGGTGGATGACAGTAGAAAAACTATTAGGTGTTGAAGTTCCGAAAAGAGCTCAGTATTTAAGAGTTATCGTGATGGAATTGGCTCGTATTACCGATCATATTATCTGTAACGGGATTTTAGGTGTTGATACTGGTGCGTATACTGGTTTCTTATACGTTTTTCAATTTAGGGAAAAAATCTACGAAATCTACGAAGAAATTTGTGGAGCTCGTTTGACTACAAATATGGGAAGAATTGGTGGTTTTGAAAGAGACTGGTCTCCAGAAGTTTTCAAAAAACTAGATAAATTCCTAGAAGAATTCCCGCCAGTTTGGGAAGAATTCCAAAACCTTTTCGAGAGAAATAGAATTTTCCTTGATAGAACTGTAAATGTAGGTGGAATCACTGCTGAAAAAGCTATGGCTTACGGATTTACAGGTCCAAACTTACGTGCCGCAGGAGTTGATTATGACGTACGTGTTGCACAACCTTACTCATCTTACGAAGATTTCGATTTTATTGTCCCTGTTGGAAAATCAGGAGATACTTATGATCGTTTCTGTGTTCGTAACGCTGAAGTTTGGGAAAGTTTAAGCATTATTCGTCAGGCTTTAGAAAAAATGCCTCCAGGAAACGAATACCATGCTGAAGTTCCAGATTACTACCTTCCTCCAAAAGAAGATGTTTACACTTCTATGGAATCTTTAATTTATCACTTTAAGATCGTAATGGGAGAAGTTCCTGTACCAGTTGCAGAAATCTACCACCCTGTAGAAGGAGGAAATGGAGAAATCGGTTTCTATTTAGTAACAGACGGAAGTAGAACTCCATATAGATTACATTTCAGAAGACCATGCTTTATTTATTATCAAGCATTCCCAGAAATGATCAAAGGCGCAATGCTTTCTGATGCAATTATCATCCTTTCAAGTTTGAACGTAATTGCTGGAGAATTAGATGCCTAA
- a CDS encoding NAD(P)H-dependent oxidoreductase subunit E, producing the protein MERKHYKQEINMTEPLIARINELISHYPEGKQKSALLPVLHEVQDAHNNWLSIELQDKVAEILQIKPIEVYEVVTFYTMFNQKPIGKYMFEFCQTSCCCLNGAENLMDYTSEKLGIKMGETTPDGMFTIAGVECLGACGYAPMMQLGDFYKEKLTEEKIDQLIADCKEDKIILHDK; encoded by the coding sequence ATGGAACGTAAACATTACAAACAAGAAATAAACATGACTGAACCATTGATCGCTCGAATCAATGAATTGATCAGTCATTATCCTGAAGGCAAACAAAAATCGGCTTTATTGCCTGTTTTGCACGAAGTTCAGGATGCACATAACAACTGGCTTAGTATTGAATTGCAAGATAAAGTTGCCGAGATTCTTCAAATAAAACCAATCGAGGTTTATGAAGTGGTTACTTTCTACACGATGTTCAACCAGAAGCCAATTGGAAAGTATATGTTTGAATTTTGCCAGACTTCTTGTTGTTGTTTAAACGGTGCCGAAAATTTAATGGATTATACTTCTGAAAAACTAGGCATTAAAATGGGAGAAACAACTCCAGACGGAATGTTTACCATTGCAGGAGTAGAATGTTTAGGTGCTTGTGGATACGCTCCGATGATGCAGTTGGGCGATTTCTACAAAGAGAAATTGACAGAAGAAAAGATCGATCAGTTAATCGCTGATTGTAAAGAGGATAAAATAATATTACACGATAAATAA
- the nuoF gene encoding NADH-quinone oxidoreductase subunit NuoF: protein MSQKILLDKINIPGIKTYEVYRQNGGYASVEKALKTLTPDEVTEEVKKSGLRGRGGAGFPAGMKWSFIDKKSGRPRHLVCNADESEPGTFKDRFLMEYIPHLLIEGMITSSYALGANLSYIYIRGEYMWVFKILERAIAEAKAAGWLGKNILGTGYDLELHVHCGAGAYICGEETALIESLEGKRGNPRIKPPFPAVSGLWANPTVVNNVETIATVPWIVNNSGDDYAKIGIGRSTGTKLISASGHIKNPGVYEIELGLSVDEFMNSDEYLGGMSSSRPLKAFVPGGSSVPILPAELIFKTANGEDRLMTYESLSDGGFATGSMLGSGGFIVYNDTACVVRNTWNFARFYHHESCGQCTPCREGTGWLEKILWRIEIGQGREEDIELLWSIQSKIEGNTICPLGDAASWPVAAAIRHFRDEFEYHVRFPEKIKNRDHFVAEPFSQVKHLVGGKVIV, encoded by the coding sequence ATGTCACAAAAAATATTATTAGATAAAATCAATATTCCTGGAATTAAAACCTACGAAGTTTATCGTCAAAATGGTGGTTATGCTTCTGTAGAAAAAGCTTTAAAAACACTTACTCCAGACGAAGTTACAGAAGAAGTAAAAAAATCAGGATTACGTGGTCGTGGTGGTGCAGGTTTCCCGGCCGGAATGAAATGGAGCTTTATTGATAAAAAATCAGGAAGACCAAGACACTTAGTTTGTAATGCCGACGAATCTGAGCCTGGAACATTCAAAGATAGATTCTTGATGGAATATATTCCTCACTTATTGATTGAAGGAATGATTACTTCAAGCTACGCTTTGGGCGCTAACCTATCTTATATCTACATCCGTGGAGAATATATGTGGGTTTTCAAAATCTTAGAAAGAGCAATCGCCGAAGCAAAAGCTGCCGGTTGGTTAGGAAAAAATATATTAGGAACAGGTTATGATCTTGAACTTCACGTTCACTGTGGAGCTGGTGCATATATCTGTGGAGAAGAAACAGCATTAATCGAATCATTGGAAGGTAAAAGAGGAAATCCTCGTATTAAACCACCTTTCCCAGCGGTTTCTGGTCTTTGGGCAAATCCAACTGTGGTAAATAATGTTGAAACAATTGCAACTGTGCCATGGATTGTAAACAATTCTGGAGACGATTATGCTAAAATTGGAATTGGACGTTCTACAGGAACTAAATTAATTTCTGCTTCTGGACACATCAAAAATCCTGGAGTTTACGAAATTGAATTAGGTTTAAGTGTAGACGAATTCATGAATTCTGATGAATATTTAGGAGGAATGTCTTCAAGCCGTCCATTAAAAGCATTTGTACCAGGAGGCTCTTCTGTGCCAATCTTACCAGCTGAATTGATTTTCAAAACAGCAAATGGCGAAGATCGTTTAATGACTTATGAATCTTTAAGTGATGGTGGTTTTGCTACTGGATCTATGTTAGGTTCTGGAGGATTTATTGTTTACAATGATACTGCTTGTGTTGTTAGAAACACTTGGAACTTTGCCCGTTTTTACCACCACGAATCTTGTGGACAATGTACACCATGTCGTGAAGGAACAGGTTGGTTAGAAAAAATCTTATGGAGAATCGAAATCGGTCAAGGCCGTGAAGAAGATATCGAATTATTGTGGAGCATTCAGAGTAAAATCGAAGGAAACACAATCTGTCCACTTGGCGACGCAGCTTCTTGGCCAGTAGCAGCTGCAATTCGTCATTTTAGAGATGAGTTCGAATATCACGTTCGCTTCCCTGAAAAAATCAAAAATAGAGATCACTTTGTTGCTGAACCTTTTTCGCAAGTAAAGCATTTAGTAGGCGGTAAAGTAATCGTATAA
- a CDS encoding 2Fe-2S iron-sulfur cluster-binding protein, with protein MKVTIDGQSIDVEPGTTILQAARMIGGDLVPPAMCYYSKLKGSGGKCRCCLVEVSKGSEADPRPMPKLMASCVTGCMDGMEVNSKSSARVTEARKSVTEFLLINHPLDCPICDQAGECDLQNLSFEHGNPKSRYIEEKRTFEPENIGPNIQLHMNRCILCQRCVQVADQLTDNRVHGVLDRGDHANISTGISKAIDNEFSGNMIDVCPVGALTDKTFRFKSRVWFNKPYNAHRECTTPGCCGKTTVWMFGGEIQRVTGRKDEYHEVEEFICNSCRFDHKDVKDWVIEGPREFEKDSVINQNNYTQKLEKVEIDTEKNILLGRDIDRKKISMASIPLNTNDKK; from the coding sequence ATGAAAGTAACCATAGACGGTCAAAGTATAGACGTAGAGCCAGGAACCACGATCCTGCAAGCTGCACGTATGATTGGTGGAGATTTGGTACCGCCAGCCATGTGCTATTACTCAAAATTAAAAGGCAGTGGCGGTAAATGTCGTTGTTGTTTAGTTGAAGTTTCTAAAGGTAGTGAAGCTGATCCAAGACCAATGCCAAAATTAATGGCATCTTGTGTAACAGGATGTATGGACGGAATGGAAGTAAACAGTAAATCTTCTGCCAGAGTTACCGAAGCACGTAAATCTGTAACAGAATTTTTATTGATTAACCATCCATTAGACTGTCCAATTTGTGATCAGGCTGGAGAATGTGATTTACAAAATTTAAGTTTTGAGCACGGAAATCCTAAATCACGTTATATTGAAGAAAAAAGAACATTTGAGCCAGAAAATATTGGTCCAAATATTCAACTGCATATGAACCGTTGTATTTTATGCCAAAGATGTGTACAAGTTGCAGATCAATTAACAGACAACAGAGTTCACGGAGTATTAGATCGTGGAGACCACGCTAATATTTCAACTGGAATTTCTAAAGCAATCGACAATGAGTTCTCTGGAAACATGATTGATGTTTGTCCAGTTGGAGCTTTAACAGATAAAACTTTCCGTTTTAAATCAAGAGTTTGGTTTAACAAACCTTACAACGCACACAGAGAATGTACTACTCCAGGATGTTGCGGTAAAACTACCGTTTGGATGTTTGGTGGAGAAATTCAGCGTGTAACTGGTCGTAAAGATGAATATCATGAAGTAGAAGAATTCATCTGCAACAGCTGTCGTTTTGATCACAAAGATGTAAAAGATTGGGTTATTGAAGGACCAAGAGAATTTGAAAAAGATTCTGTTATCAACCAAAATAACTATACTCAAAAATTAGAGAAAGTTGAAATTGATACAGAAAAGAATATTCTTTTAGGTAGAGATATCGACCGTAAAAAAATTAGTATGGCATCAATTCCATTAAATACAAACGATAAAAAATAA
- the nuoH gene encoding NADH-quinone oxidoreductase subunit NuoH, with translation MESAFIIEKSVVIVVVFAVTMIMAMYSTWAERKVAAFLQDRVGPNRAGWGGLLQPLADGMKLFSKEEFEPNTPNRILFFVGPAIAMSTALMTSAVIPWGDRLHLFGRDIILQATDVNIALLYIFGVLSVGVYGIMIGGWASNNKFSLMGAIRAASQMVSYEVAMGLSMIALLMMTGTMSLKEISLQQQGMNWNVFYQPLSFLIFLICSFAETNRTPFDLAECENELIGGYHTEYSSMKMGFYLFAEYASMFISSTIISVLFFGGYNYPGMQWMVENVGVNTANLLGIAALFAKICFFIFFYMWVRWTIPRFRYDQLMNLGWRILIPLSIVNIMITGIVILRHDIAAFLGF, from the coding sequence ATGGAAAGTGCATTTATTATAGAAAAAAGTGTTGTTATTGTTGTCGTTTTTGCGGTAACTATGATTATGGCAATGTACTCTACATGGGCTGAACGTAAAGTTGCTGCTTTCTTACAAGATCGTGTTGGGCCAAACCGTGCTGGATGGGGAGGTTTATTACAGCCACTTGCAGACGGTATGAAATTATTCTCAAAAGAAGAATTTGAACCAAATACTCCTAATAGAATTTTATTCTTCGTAGGTCCTGCAATTGCAATGAGCACAGCATTAATGACTAGTGCTGTAATACCATGGGGAGATCGTTTGCATCTTTTCGGAAGAGACATAATACTTCAGGCAACAGATGTAAATATTGCTTTATTATACATTTTTGGTGTTCTTTCTGTAGGAGTTTATGGTATCATGATTGGTGGATGGGCTTCTAACAATAAATTCTCATTGATGGGAGCTATTCGTGCTGCATCTCAAATGGTTTCTTATGAAGTAGCCATGGGATTATCAATGATTGCTTTATTAATGATGACTGGAACAATGAGTTTGAAAGAAATTTCATTGCAACAACAAGGAATGAACTGGAATGTTTTCTATCAGCCGTTATCATTCTTAATTTTCTTAATCTGTTCTTTTGCAGAAACAAACAGAACGCCTTTCGATTTAGCAGAATGTGAAAACGAATTAATTGGAGGTTACCATACAGAATATTCATCTATGAAAATGGGATTCTATTTATTTGCTGAATATGCAAGTATGTTTATCTCTTCTACTATTATTTCTGTTTTATTCTTTGGTGGTTATAACTACCCAGGAATGCAATGGATGGTAGAAAATGTTGGCGTAAATACAGCTAACTTATTAGGTATCGCAGCTCTTTTTGCAAAAATATGTTTCTTCATATTTTTCTACATGTGGGTTCGTTGGACAATTCCTAGATTTAGATATGACCAATTAATGAACTTAGGTTGGAGAATTTTAATTCCACTTTCGATTGTTAATATCATGATTACTGGAATTGTAATATTAAGACACGATATTGCAGCTTTCTTAGGATTCTAA
- a CDS encoding NADH-quinone oxidoreductase subunit I, translating to MSIETISLSGRKKVVSNKDMTFIERLYLVAIVKGLFITVKHLFRKKVTIHYPEQVREMSPVYRGQHMLKRDEQGRENCTACGLCALSCPAEAITMKAAERKPDEKHLYREEKYAEIYEINMLRCIFCGLCEEACPKDAIYLTTSKVLVPASYEREDFIFGKDKLVMPLEMAMKNAQLKNAN from the coding sequence ATGTCAATAGAAACTATATCATTATCGGGTAGAAAAAAAGTGGTGTCAAATAAGGACATGACTTTTATTGAGCGATTGTATCTTGTGGCGATTGTGAAAGGTTTATTTATTACCGTAAAACACCTTTTCAGAAAAAAAGTTACCATTCACTATCCTGAACAGGTTCGTGAAATGAGTCCAGTTTATCGTGGTCAGCATATGTTGAAACGTGATGAACAAGGCCGTGAAAACTGTACTGCTTGCGGATTATGTGCTTTATCATGCCCTGCAGAAGCAATCACTATGAAAGCTGCTGAACGCAAGCCTGATGAAAAACATTTATACAGAGAAGAGAAATATGCAGAAATCTACGAAATCAATATGCTTCGTTGTATTTTCTGTGGTTTATGTGAAGAAGCTTGTCCAAAAGACGCTATTTACTTAACGACTTCTAAAGTATTAGTTCCTGCTAGTTACGAAAGAGAAGATTTTATTTTCGGGAAAGACAAATTAGTAATGCCTTTAGAAATGGCCATGAAAAATGCTCAACTTAAAAACGCTAACTAA
- a CDS encoding NADH-quinone oxidoreductase subunit J — protein sequence MIHIPDFAHATTVQVIFCFLAFITVITAFLTIFSRNPIHSAIYLVICFFSIAGHYLLLNSQFLAVVHIIVYSGAIMILFLFTIMLMNLNEQKEVHRPRITRLGAIVSFCLILIVLITIFINSKPIVGEYDSTGEDFQSIKVLGKILLDEYMVPFEFASVLLLVAMIGTVLLSKKEKLNK from the coding sequence ATGATACATATTCCTGATTTTGCACACGCAACAACTGTACAAGTTATCTTTTGCTTTTTAGCGTTTATTACTGTTATTACAGCTTTCTTAACTATTTTCAGCAGAAACCCAATTCACTCAGCAATTTACTTAGTAATTTGTTTCTTCTCGATTGCTGGTCATTATTTACTATTAAATTCTCAGTTTTTAGCAGTCGTACATATAATAGTCTACTCTGGAGCTATTATGATTCTGTTCCTGTTTACGATCATGTTGATGAACTTAAACGAACAGAAAGAAGTCCACCGTCCGAGAATTACACGTTTAGGAGCTATTGTTTCTTTCTGTCTAATATTGATTGTTTTGATTACAATCTTTATCAACTCGAAACCAATCGTTGGTGAATACGATTCTACTGGAGAAGATTTCCAATCAATTAAAGTTTTAGGTAAAATTTTATTGGACGAATATATGGTTCCTTTCGAATTTGCTTCTGTCTTACTTTTGGTTGCTATGATTGGAACAGTTCTATTGTCTAAAAAAGAAAAATTAAATAAATAA
- the nuoK gene encoding NADH-quinone oxidoreductase subunit NuoK, whose product MGNILNQIGIENYIFLSVVLFCIGIFGVLYRRNAIIVFMSIEIMLNAVNLLFVAFSTYHQDAQGQVFVFFSMAVAAAEVAVGLAILVSIFRNIGSISIDNLKNLKG is encoded by the coding sequence ATGGGTAATATATTAAATCAAATAGGTATTGAAAATTACATCTTTTTAAGTGTTGTACTTTTCTGTATTGGTATTTTTGGTGTATTGTACAGACGAAATGCAATTATCGTTTTCATGTCTATCGAAATTATGTTGAATGCGGTGAACCTTTTATTTGTTGCTTTTTCAACTTATCATCAAGATGCGCAAGGACAAGTTTTTGTGTTCTTCTCGATGGCGGTTGCTGCAGCCGAAGTTGCGGTAGGATTGGCCATTTTAGTTTCTATCTTTAGAAATATCGGATCAATTAGTATCGATAATTTAAAAAATTTAAAAGGATAA